A genomic stretch from Natronomonas gomsonensis includes:
- a CDS encoding type IV pilin, with protein sequence MKLTELFTADESERAVSPVIGVILMVAITVILAAVIGTFVLGLGDQVQQTSPNAQWNWDQQSTNPKLQLTHEGGDSVTPARLEVTSTSGDVDPTDNCGVAGEWSGGSTITAGSTCDVVQGGSASGTYRLLWTAEGGGSSSTLSTYEVN encoded by the coding sequence ATGAAGCTTACAGAACTATTTACGGCCGACGAATCGGAAAGGGCAGTCTCACCAGTAATCGGGGTTATCCTGATGGTGGCAATCACGGTCATCCTTGCCGCTGTCATTGGGACGTTCGTCCTAGGCTTGGGCGATCAAGTCCAGCAGACGAGTCCGAACGCACAGTGGAATTGGGATCAACAGAGTACCAACCCAAAACTCCAATTGACGCACGAAGGGGGCGACAGCGTCACCCCAGCACGACTTGAGGTCACTAGTACCTCTGGCGACGTTGACCCGACCGACAACTGTGGAGTCGCTGGAGAATGGAGTGGCGGTTCGACAATTACCGCCGGTAGTACCTGTGATGTCGTTCAGGGCGGATCCGCTTCGGGCACTTACCGTCTACTCTGGACGGCCGAAGGTGGCGGGTCCTCCTCGACGCTTTCGACGTACGAAGTGAACTAA